The Stigmatella aurantiaca DW4/3-1 genome contains the following window.
CGCGAGCTGCCCCCCCCGGTACACCTCGAGCGCATTGCTCACGGTGCACCCCTGCTCCGCGCAAGCACGCATATTCCCTGGACGGCAGACCGAGCGCTCCTCGGAGAGGTTCTGCCGGTCGCCCGTCCCCACGAAGGTCCTCAGCTCCCCTGTCTCCTGCCGCACCACGTTCGTGGCCATGGAGGCGAACGGCCCCCGCAGCCGCTCTGGCGCTCCCGCCGGACTTGCCACGCGGAACGCTCGCGCCGCATGCCAGTTGTCCACCCGCTGCGTGGCGGCATTCCAGTGCCCCGGATTCCAGAAGCGCGCCACCCAAAGCTGCCCTCCGTAATCCCCCACCGTCGCCGTGTCGAAAAGCTCGTCCCGCTCCAGGCTGCCCACGTAGAGGTTGTCCACATCGGCCAGCGCCACCCCCGCCGAGAAGGGGTAGAGCAGTTGCTCCGAGCGCCGCTGGCCATCCCCGAGGAAGAAGCTCCACACCGTGTGACCCGTGGCCAGATCCACCATCGCCAGGCCCCGGCCCCGCATCTGGTAGGGATCATACCCGCCATTGAGCGCCACCACCCACCGCTCGCGGGCGGAGACCTCATCGAACGAGCGCGACATCCCAGCGCTCACCGCGGGCATGCCCCGCAGGGCCCCGAGCGCGTCATCCGCCTGCTGCGTCAGGGCCACCGCGCCCAGGGGCGGCGCCTGCGGGGAGAAGTGGCTGACGCTCTGGCCTACCTGGAGTGCCAGCACGTCGCACGGCTGGGGCCACATCCACAGAAACGAGCCCCGGGTGTTGGGAAGACGCGGGGCGTTGGGCAGATCCGGCGCCAGCAGATCCGTCAGATCCAGCGCGAAGTGGTGCACCCCGCCCTGGCCCGAGCCCACCACCGCCACCGTGCGGTACTCCATCCACTGCTTGCGGCCATCCCGCGCGGCCCCGGCGCCCACCCCGTCCATCCACACCTCGCGCACCATGGGGGTGCCGTCCACGAAGGTGGCCTGCTTGCCCACGTTGGGGAGCATCTTGGACAGCATGTCTGGGGGCACGAAGGCCCACAACTCCTGTCCCGTGCCCATGTCGTAGTTCCCGAGCCCCGTCCCCGGCGCCGTGGAGACAAAGCGGCCGTGGTGGAAGGCGTGCAACAGGCCTCCGCTGGAGCCCATCAGGAGGATCTGGTCCCGCTGGCCCGTCTCGAAGCGGTACTTGTCATAGGCATCCGCGTTGGCATTGCCCGGAATCAGGTAGCCGTCCTGCAACGGCGTGGCACCGGCGTAGAGCGCCCGCGTGCACTGTGGCGAGGAGCCGCACTGCGCCCTGGGCACCGGCGGCCCCACGGCGATGGGCGAGGCGTGGAGACTGCCTTGCAGCAGGAAGGGACGGTCCAAGCCGCGCCGGGAAGGCTCTCGGTTCAAGGCGTCCGCGCCGCGATACCAGCGGATGATGAGCCGGGCACACTCGAGCGGCGTGATGGCGGGAAGGACGCCGTAAAACCGATCGCACTCAACGGGGAACGCGGTCGGGTGGATGCCGAGGGACTCCATCAGCACGCCCGCGTTGGCCTCGGAGAACTCCACGGGCGTGTCCTGGTGGTCCAGCTTCCCATCCCCGTTGCCATCGACGAGGGTGAAGATGCGCCGTTCCTTCCAACGCGCCGTGGGCGAGGCATCCGGCTTGAGCACCTGGCCGGCCTCCCAATACGGCTTGGCGGGTACAGCCACGTTGTCGCGAGTGACGAAGGCACCTTCGGCCGTCTCCACCACCGGCTTGGAAACGGCGTCCAGCAGATGCAGGTCGTCGCAATCTCTATCGGCGTTGAGATCCCCCGGCTGAGGGAAGGGCGCGGACGGGACACACCCGAGTTCCCGCTCGAACTTGTGCTGGAACCGGTAGAGAAACCCTTGCCGTGGCCGGGGGTCTTCGGGGTCGAACATGCGCGTGCGGGGCAGGACGGCCGCGGCGACGCCGCCTCTTCTCGGGAGGGCCAGGGCCGGCGAGGCGAGCGCCGTGGTGCGCCGTATGTCCTGGGCTGCGATGGCGTTCAGAATGGCATTCGTGAGGCTGGCCGCATCATCCGCCGTGGCATAGAGCCCTTTCCCCACGTCCGCGGTGTTCTTCAACAGGTTGCTGTCGATCCCGAAGCCAATGGTATGCACCCGGAGGCTCTGCTGCCCGCTGGTGTCGAGGTCCCCGGCCACGGGGGGGAAGTTCATGTGAAGATCCGAGCTGGCCAACAGCTTCGCCACATCGTCGAGCAGGTAATGGTTGGCATTGGCGCCCTGATCCGGGCACGGCCGCGAGGCGGGGCAATGGACAGGGCCCCCATTGCGCGAGCGGATCCTGCTGACGACGAGGCTGGAGAGGCTGTCGTTCGCGGGCTCGCCATCGGCGAGCAGGATGACCGCGTTGGCCTGGTGCCCCCAGCAGACCGACCGGATCTCCGAAAAAAGCATCTCGTTCTTGAAGTCATCCGGATAGCTGTAATTGGAGGGACTGCTTCCAAAGCCAAACACGTCCCGGTACACGCTGGGGTCCGAGGTGAAGTAATAGCCCGTGTTGAGCAGGGCCCGCGCCAGGGGCGTTCCACTCTGGAAGGACAGGGCGTTGATGCCCTGGATGAACTCCGCACGGTGAACGCCGAAGGCGCCCGGATCCGCGAGGCTCTCTTGGCACCCGGGCCGCAGCCTCTTCACGTTCGTGGAGGCGGTGCCGTTGAGGACGCTGAATCCCACGCGCGCCCCGCGAAGGGTCTGGAGGACGCGCTTGAGCACCGCCCGGGCCGTCACGTACTTGGGGGGATTGAAATTGAGGAAGCGGCCCCAGAGGACGAAACGGGGGTGGGTCGGCCCGGAGTCGTTCGCATTGAACGCCATGAAGTACCCGCGCGTGCCCAGACACTGCAAGCACTTGAGATACTGGGCTGCGTTGACCGTGCTCCACTGAGGCACCACGCCCTGG
Protein-coding sequences here:
- a CDS encoding pilus assembly protein PilY, giving the protein MKRWFLGWMLLGAVGAASAQLGSSENSPACCQLTTSLIEDVLLNTEPPGDERFFRSWAPPPNIHFILGATPSMADLPQVDASNYKAFYDATVNGCENPTLNAFADSRGWQPGLQYPVPDQGTWIGSDQGFPNLFQDNKYYVMGAWGTQNSPPAQWSTQQAACQGVVPQWSTVNAAQYLKCLQCLGTRGYFMAFNANDSGPTHPRFVLWGRFLNFNPPKYVTARAVLKRVLQTLRGARVGFSVLNGTASTNVKRLRPGCQESLADPGAFGVHRAEFIQGINALSFQSGTPLARALLNTGYYFTSDPSVYRDVFGFGSSPSNYSYPDDFKNEMLFSEIRSVCWGHQANAVILLADGEPANDSLSSLVVSRIRSRNGGPVHCPASRPCPDQGANANHYLLDDVAKLLASSDLHMNFPPVAGDLDTSGQQSLRVHTIGFGIDSNLLKNTADVGKGLYATADDAASLTNAILNAIAAQDIRRTTALASPALALPRRGGVAAAVLPRTRMFDPEDPRPRQGFLYRFQHKFERELGCVPSAPFPQPGDLNADRDCDDLHLLDAVSKPVVETAEGAFVTRDNVAVPAKPYWEAGQVLKPDASPTARWKERRIFTLVDGNGDGKLDHQDTPVEFSEANAGVLMESLGIHPTAFPVECDRFYGVLPAITPLECARLIIRWYRGADALNREPSRRGLDRPFLLQGSLHASPIAVGPPVPRAQCGSSPQCTRALYAGATPLQDGYLIPGNANADAYDKYRFETGQRDQILLMGSSGGLLHAFHHGRFVSTAPGTGLGNYDMGTGQELWAFVPPDMLSKMLPNVGKQATFVDGTPMVREVWMDGVGAGAARDGRKQWMEYRTVAVVGSGQGGVHHFALDLTDLLAPDLPNAPRLPNTRGSFLWMWPQPCDVLALQVGQSVSHFSPQAPPLGAVALTQQADDALGALRGMPAVSAGMSRSFDEVSARERWVVALNGGYDPYQMRGRGLAMVDLATGHTVWSFFLGDGQRRSEQLLYPFSAGVALADVDNLYVGSLERDELFDTATVGDYGGQLWVARFWNPGHWNAATQRVDNWHAARAFRVASPAGAPERLRGPFASMATNVVRQETGELRTFVGTGDRQNLSEERSVCRPGNMRACAEQGCTVSNALEVYRGGQLAASSEAHYGGWAYLQGGHTPGTPGPACQSAQVRFTSSHGLDGVCQGGMTPFTNDYRCMGGPNFWECYRRDFFAPSFRYARDVPPYAERFYGISSYGGAPSRTFNTSQEADAFERQMLTDADLQDVGQFDASGGMTPGEVEASPSGKGWSLTYARPFERTSTSAAVVNGCVLWNSLEARGVSSVSGRASATHTARLYQADPLTGKAHCAAGFSGPEGARARFLGFASTSSPPEVIPLRLEAEGQARTSVVLSTPAALRDGTSRNLPLTSVSVDP